In Streptomyces sp. NBC_00704, a genomic segment contains:
- a CDS encoding tetratricopeptide repeat protein, producing the protein MSRLSREKKREQKHAGPAAAVVAPLDVHVRGGGTATIGGVPVVAVDGEEIQRAVLGHLHRIALATGHPVLASVRDERIGYVVPLRVECDGSSHFTAEPLRTPAAPPSTPSTTHSPAPASAPSPSSTLSSLAAGHAAPTASTPAGSPEAVAVSDEHQRPSQQAQQARQAQRSPQPQDSPQPQQAQQNQSSGPTQPPGLSSPPLSSQASPSSPFRRDEPTHLLRQVSEPVRDATPTFPLRAVPEPEAVPGPAGSPAPEPDVEDDVPSLGTVTAPTGVFGPPPPMDALPHPDTTSGAPLTPAPAPTPTSTQVTAPPPPVSAPTPLPLPVPDAAPATSSASAATLAAAPTPFFPDGLVSEPEPDFKPTPARGFDAVAEAVLGDDPRTLHGVGAAPALLGEPMAQINEAVRAGRTDVAAALAERTATEASGTLGPEHPEVLRLRELTAYIAYLAGDPLRAFHVSLDLARIGRRSGDAEAAYGNVQSAATAWRAVRDPLQGLNLGTELLGLWTELAAGEGPAADDAEELESARARMLRLAERARRAGA; encoded by the coding sequence ATGTCTCGACTCAGCCGTGAGAAGAAGCGCGAACAGAAGCACGCCGGCCCCGCGGCCGCCGTGGTCGCGCCGCTCGACGTCCATGTCCGCGGGGGCGGGACGGCGACCATAGGCGGTGTACCCGTCGTGGCGGTCGACGGCGAGGAGATCCAGCGCGCCGTTCTGGGCCACCTCCACCGCATCGCCCTCGCCACCGGACATCCGGTCCTCGCCTCAGTCCGCGACGAACGCATCGGCTACGTCGTCCCCCTGCGCGTGGAATGCGACGGCTCCAGCCACTTCACCGCGGAACCCCTGCGCACACCGGCGGCGCCCCCCTCCACCCCCTCGACCACGCACTCGCCCGCCCCCGCCTCCGCCCCCTCGCCCTCGTCCACGCTCTCGTCCCTGGCCGCGGGCCATGCCGCGCCTACGGCCTCGACGCCGGCCGGGTCCCCGGAAGCGGTCGCGGTCTCCGACGAACACCAGCGGCCGTCCCAGCAGGCTCAGCAAGCACGGCAGGCGCAGCGCAGCCCGCAGCCCCAGGACAGCCCCCAGCCCCAGCAGGCGCAGCAGAACCAGTCGTCCGGGCCGACGCAGCCGCCCGGGCTGTCCTCGCCGCCCTTGTCGTCCCAGGCGTCCCCGTCGTCCCCGTTCCGTCGCGACGAGCCGACGCACCTCCTGCGTCAGGTGTCCGAGCCGGTGCGGGACGCGACGCCGACGTTCCCCCTGCGCGCGGTGCCCGAGCCGGAGGCGGTCCCCGGGCCGGCCGGCTCACCCGCGCCGGAACCGGACGTCGAGGACGACGTCCCCTCGCTCGGCACGGTGACCGCACCCACCGGCGTGTTCGGCCCGCCCCCGCCCATGGACGCGCTGCCGCACCCCGACACGACTTCCGGAGCCCCCCTCACCCCGGCCCCCGCCCCGACTCCGACTTCGACACAGGTCACGGCTCCGCCGCCCCCCGTCTCCGCCCCGACGCCGCTCCCGCTGCCCGTGCCGGACGCCGCACCCGCGACGTCCTCCGCCTCCGCCGCCACCCTCGCGGCCGCTCCCACCCCGTTCTTCCCCGACGGACTGGTCTCCGAGCCCGAGCCGGACTTCAAGCCCACGCCCGCGCGCGGTTTCGACGCCGTCGCGGAGGCGGTCCTCGGGGACGACCCCCGCACCCTGCACGGCGTCGGCGCGGCTCCCGCGCTCCTCGGGGAGCCGATGGCGCAGATCAACGAGGCCGTCCGGGCGGGCCGGACGGACGTCGCGGCCGCCCTCGCGGAGCGCACCGCGACGGAGGCGTCCGGGACGCTGGGCCCGGAGCACCCCGAAGTGCTCCGGCTGCGCGAACTCACGGCGTACATCGCCTATCTGGCGGGCGATCCGCTGCGCGCCTTCCACGTCTCCCTCGACCTGGCCCGCATCGGCCGGCGGTCCGGGGACGCGGAGGCGGCGTACGGCAACGTCCAGAGCGCGGCGACGGCCTGGCGGGCGGTGCGCGACCCGCTCCAGGGGCTGAACCTGGGGACCGAACTCCTCGGCCTGTGGACGGAACTCGCCGCCGGGGAGGGCCCCGCGGCCGACGACGCCGAGGAACTGGAGTCGGCCCGCGCGCGCATGCTCCGGCTGGCCGAACGCGCCCGCAGGGCGGGCGCGTAA
- a CDS encoding M28 family metallopeptidase: MKLPVSRRTAVAGGVSIVMLLTGGSIAGAAPAPGSAALAAAPDIPVANVKAHLAQLQSIATANGGNRAHGRTGYKASLDYVKAKLDAAGFTTAVQQFTSSGRTGYNLVADWPGGDTGHVVMAGSHLDSVTAGAGINDNGSGSAAVLETALAVSRAGYHPAKHLRFAWWGAEELGMVGSRYYVNSLSSANRARISGYLNFDMIGSPNPGYFVYDDDPAIEKTFKDYFAGIGVPTEIETEGDGRSDHAPFKNAGVPVGGLFSGADYIKTAAQAAKWGGTAGRAFDRCYHSSCDTSANIDDTALNRNADAVAYALWALSS, translated from the coding sequence ATGAAGCTCCCCGTTTCCCGGCGTACGGCGGTCGCCGGCGGCGTCTCGATTGTCATGCTCCTGACTGGCGGATCCATAGCGGGGGCGGCTCCCGCGCCCGGCTCCGCCGCGCTCGCCGCCGCTCCCGACATCCCCGTGGCCAACGTCAAGGCCCACCTGGCCCAGTTGCAGTCCATCGCCACCGCCAACGGCGGCAACCGCGCCCACGGCCGCACCGGCTACAAGGCCTCGCTCGACTACGTGAAGGCCAAGCTCGACGCCGCCGGCTTCACCACCGCCGTCCAGCAGTTCACGTCGTCCGGCCGCACCGGCTACAACCTGGTCGCCGACTGGCCCGGCGGGGACACCGGCCATGTCGTCATGGCCGGCTCCCACCTCGACAGCGTCACGGCCGGGGCCGGCATCAACGACAACGGCTCGGGCTCGGCGGCCGTGCTGGAGACGGCCCTCGCCGTGTCCCGGGCGGGCTACCACCCGGCCAAGCACCTGCGGTTCGCCTGGTGGGGGGCGGAGGAACTGGGCATGGTCGGATCGCGTTACTACGTCAACAGCCTCTCCTCAGCGAACCGCGCCCGCATCAGCGGCTACCTCAACTTCGACATGATCGGCTCGCCGAACCCCGGCTACTTCGTCTACGACGACGACCCGGCCATCGAGAAGACCTTCAAGGACTACTTCGCCGGCATCGGCGTCCCCACGGAGATCGAGACCGAGGGCGACGGCCGTTCCGACCACGCCCCCTTCAAGAACGCGGGCGTCCCGGTGGGCGGTCTGTTCAGCGGCGCCGACTACATCAAGACGGCGGCGCAGGCGGCCAAGTGGGGCGGCACGGCAGGGCGGGCGTTCGACCGCTGCTACCACTCCTCCTGCGACACCAGCGCCAACATCGACGACACCGCCCTGAACCGCAACGCGGACGCCGTGGCCTACGCCCTCTGGGCGCTGTCCTCCTGA
- a CDS encoding VOC family protein has translation MTDSTAGSGTTPAPVHWKLVVDAADPHAQADFWASALHYETEDNSALIERLLELGALPGAATLEFHGRPAFRDLIAVRHPDDPHDPDSGTGLGRRLLFQRVPEAKTVKNRLHIDLHPGAERRADEVERLRGLGASVLREVKEPSGSWTVMADPEGNEFCVH, from the coding sequence ATGACCGACTCGACCGCAGGATCAGGGACCACGCCCGCGCCCGTGCACTGGAAGCTCGTCGTCGACGCCGCCGACCCGCACGCACAGGCCGACTTCTGGGCGTCCGCGCTGCACTACGAGACCGAGGACAACAGCGCGCTGATCGAGCGACTGCTGGAGCTCGGCGCGCTGCCCGGCGCGGCGACACTGGAGTTCCACGGCCGTCCGGCCTTCCGGGACCTGATCGCCGTGCGCCACCCCGACGACCCGCACGACCCCGACAGCGGGACCGGACTGGGACGGCGGCTGCTGTTCCAGCGGGTGCCGGAGGCCAAGACGGTGAAGAACCGGCTGCACATCGATCTGCATCCCGGCGCGGAACGGCGGGCCGACGAGGTCGAGCGGCTGCGCGGGCTGGGCGCGAGCGTGCTGCGGGAGGTGAAGGAGCCGTCCGGGTCATGGACGGTGATGGCGGACCCGGAGGGGAACGAGTTCTGCGTCCACTAG
- the rarD gene encoding EamA family transporter RarD, producing the protein MAGTSRSESRTGLLNGFAAYGMWGLVPLFWPLLKPAGATEILAHRMVWSLAFVAAALLFVRRWAWAGELLRQPRRLALVVVAAAVITVNWGVYIWAVNSGHVVEASLGYFINPLVTIAMGVLLLKERLRPVQWAAVGVSVAAVLVLTVGFGRPPWISLCLAFSFATYGLVKKKVNLGGVESLAAETAVQFLPALGYLLWLSAHGDATFTAEGPGHAALLASTGVVTALPLVCFGAAAIRVPLSTLGLLQYLAPVFQFLLGVLYFGEAMPPERWAGFALVWLALALLTGDALRTSRRASRSLAAERARIHAEEVASAASGAPQALAPEACAPTPDGPPAPAPDGTAAPTPAPVAASSSAAPSTPSPSAATAATAASAAAPETRPGPAHP; encoded by the coding sequence GTGGCCGGGACGTCGAGGAGTGAGAGCCGCACAGGCCTGCTGAACGGCTTCGCGGCCTACGGGATGTGGGGCCTGGTGCCCCTTTTCTGGCCGCTGCTCAAGCCGGCCGGGGCGACGGAGATCCTCGCCCACCGCATGGTCTGGTCGCTCGCCTTCGTCGCCGCCGCGCTGCTCTTCGTACGACGCTGGGCGTGGGCGGGCGAACTGCTGCGCCAGCCGCGCCGACTGGCCCTCGTGGTGGTCGCCGCCGCCGTCATCACCGTGAACTGGGGCGTCTACATCTGGGCGGTGAACAGCGGGCACGTGGTCGAGGCCTCGCTCGGCTACTTCATCAACCCGCTGGTCACGATAGCCATGGGGGTGCTGCTCCTGAAGGAGCGGCTGCGGCCCGTGCAGTGGGCGGCGGTCGGCGTCAGCGTCGCGGCGGTGCTGGTCCTGACCGTCGGCTTCGGCCGGCCGCCGTGGATCTCCCTGTGCCTCGCCTTCTCCTTCGCCACGTACGGCCTGGTGAAGAAGAAGGTCAACCTGGGCGGGGTCGAGTCGCTGGCCGCCGAGACCGCCGTGCAGTTCCTGCCCGCGCTCGGCTACCTGCTGTGGCTGTCCGCCCACGGCGACGCCACGTTCACGGCCGAGGGTCCCGGGCACGCGGCGCTGCTCGCCTCCACCGGCGTGGTGACCGCGCTGCCCCTGGTCTGCTTCGGCGCGGCGGCCATCCGCGTGCCGCTGTCCACGCTGGGCCTGTTGCAGTACCTGGCCCCGGTCTTCCAGTTCCTGCTCGGCGTCCTGTACTTCGGCGAGGCCATGCCGCCCGAGCGGTGGGCCGGGTTCGCCCTGGTGTGGCTGGCCCTGGCGCTGCTCACCGGCGACGCGCTGCGCACCTCGCGCCGGGCGTCCCGGAGCCTGGCGGCCGAGCGCGCGAGGATCCACGCCGAAGAGGTCGCCTCGGCCGCGTCCGGCGCCCCCCAGGCCCTCGCCCCCGAGGCCTGCGCACCGACGCCGGACGGACCGCCGGCACCGGCACCCGACGGAACGGCGGCACCGACACCGGCGCCCGTCGCCGCCTCCTCTTCCGCCGCTCCCTCGACTCCCTCCCCCAGCGCCGCCACCGCCGCCACCGCCGCCTCGGCCGCCGCCCCGGAGACACGACCGGGCCCGGCCCACCCCTGA
- a CDS encoding SDR family oxidoreductase: MSIVVTGATGHLGRHVIEQLLDKVPADRVTAVVRDEARAADLAARGVKLAVADYNAPETFDGVLAAGDKVLLISGNEFDKGRPAQHQVVIDAAKAAGVALLAYTSAPGALSAALADDHRATEQALLASGVPYTLLRNGWYHENYTENLAPVLEHDAVVAAAGQGRVSSAARADYAAAAVAVLTGEGHENKTYELGGDEAWSFAEYAAELSRQTGREIVYNAVPTEVLTGILTGAGLPGPLAAILAGVDESIEKGELVVSGGDLSRLTGRPTTPLAEAITAALKG; this comes from the coding sequence ATGAGCATCGTCGTCACCGGAGCCACCGGACACCTCGGCCGCCACGTCATCGAGCAGCTGCTGGACAAGGTCCCCGCGGACCGCGTCACGGCCGTCGTACGGGACGAGGCCAGGGCCGCCGACCTCGCGGCCCGCGGCGTCAAGCTCGCCGTCGCCGACTACAACGCCCCCGAGACCTTCGACGGCGTCCTCGCCGCGGGCGACAAGGTCCTGCTCATCTCGGGCAACGAGTTCGACAAGGGCCGCCCGGCCCAGCACCAGGTCGTGATCGACGCCGCGAAGGCGGCCGGGGTCGCGCTCCTCGCCTACACCAGCGCGCCGGGCGCGCTGAGCGCGGCGCTCGCGGACGACCACCGGGCCACCGAGCAGGCGCTGCTCGCCTCCGGCGTGCCGTACACGCTGCTGCGCAACGGCTGGTACCACGAGAACTACACCGAGAACCTCGCCCCGGTGCTGGAGCACGACGCCGTCGTCGCGGCCGCCGGCCAGGGCCGCGTCTCCTCCGCCGCGCGCGCCGACTACGCGGCGGCGGCCGTCGCCGTGCTGACCGGCGAGGGCCACGAGAACAAGACGTACGAGCTGGGCGGCGACGAGGCGTGGAGCTTCGCCGAGTACGCGGCCGAGCTGAGCCGGCAGACCGGCAGGGAGATCGTCTACAACGCCGTGCCCACCGAGGTGCTCACCGGCATCCTGACCGGCGCGGGGCTGCCCGGGCCGCTCGCGGCGATCCTGGCCGGCGTGGACGAGTCCATCGAGAAGGGCGAGCTGGTCGTCTCCGGCGGCGACCTCTCCCGGCTGACCGGCCGCCCCACCACGCCGCTGGCGGAGGCGATCACGGCGGCGCTCAAGGGCTGA
- a CDS encoding winged helix-turn-helix transcriptional regulator: MTVSKQVGSVAPTEAEGMCPYRLVLEHLTSRWGVLVLIELLDRSHRFSELRRAVGQVGRPVSEKMLTQTLQNLERDGLVHRDAKPVIPPRVDYSLTELGREAAEQVRALAGWTHTRMAEIEKARQVYDEAREHRSRAS; this comes from the coding sequence ATGACGGTAAGCAAGCAGGTCGGCAGCGTGGCACCCACCGAGGCGGAGGGGATGTGCCCCTACCGGCTCGTCCTGGAACACCTCACCAGCCGCTGGGGCGTCCTGGTGCTGATCGAACTGCTCGACCGCTCGCACCGGTTCAGCGAACTGCGCCGGGCCGTGGGCCAGGTGGGCCGGCCCGTCAGCGAGAAGATGCTCACCCAGACCCTCCAGAACCTCGAACGCGACGGCCTGGTGCACCGCGACGCCAAGCCCGTCATCCCGCCCCGCGTCGACTACTCCCTCACCGAGCTGGGCCGCGAGGCCGCCGAACAGGTGCGCGCGCTGGCCGGATGGACGCACACCCGGATGGCGGAGATCGAGAAGGCCCGTCAGGTATACGACGAGGCCCGGGAACACCGCTCCCGGGCCTCGTGA
- a CDS encoding 2-oxoacid:ferredoxin oxidoreductase subunit beta translates to MAETAAEGTGTVEALSLVPKAEARQSMKDFKSDQEVRWCPGCGDYAILAAVQGFMPELGLARENIVFVSGIGCSSRFPYYMNTYGMHSIHGRAPAIATGLAASRRDLSVWVVTGDGDALSIGGNHLIHALRRNVNLKILLFNNRIYGLTKGQYSPTSEVGKITKSTPMGSLDAPFNPVSLALGAEASFVARTVDSDRKHLTEVLRQAAAHPGTALVEIYQNCNIFNDGAFEVLKDRQSAEDAVIRLEHGRPIRFGADGARGVVRDRQSGDLRIVTVTPQNEADVLVHDAHAASPTTAFALSRLADPDTLHHTPIGVLRSVERPVYDTQLADQLDSAIEQHGKGDLGALLAGGDTWTVVG, encoded by the coding sequence ATGGCTGAGACCGCAGCGGAAGGCACGGGCACGGTCGAGGCGCTCTCGCTCGTCCCCAAGGCCGAGGCCAGGCAGTCCATGAAGGACTTCAAGTCCGATCAGGAGGTGCGCTGGTGCCCCGGCTGCGGTGACTACGCGATCCTGGCGGCGGTCCAGGGCTTCATGCCGGAACTGGGGCTGGCCAGGGAGAACATCGTCTTCGTCTCCGGCATCGGCTGTTCGTCGCGCTTCCCCTACTACATGAACACCTACGGGATGCACTCCATCCACGGGCGCGCTCCGGCGATCGCGACGGGGCTGGCGGCGAGCCGCCGCGATCTGAGCGTGTGGGTGGTGACGGGCGACGGCGACGCGCTGTCCATCGGCGGCAACCATCTGATCCACGCCCTGCGGCGCAACGTCAACCTGAAGATCCTGCTGTTCAACAACCGCATCTACGGGCTCACCAAGGGCCAGTACTCGCCCACGTCCGAGGTCGGCAAGATCACCAAGTCGACGCCGATGGGGTCCCTGGACGCGCCGTTCAACCCGGTGTCGCTGGCGCTGGGGGCCGAGGCGTCGTTCGTGGCGCGCACGGTGGACTCGGACCGCAAGCACCTCACGGAGGTGCTGCGGCAGGCGGCCGCCCATCCGGGGACGGCGCTGGTGGAGATCTACCAGAACTGCAACATCTTCAACGACGGCGCGTTCGAGGTGCTGAAGGACCGGCAGTCGGCGGAGGACGCCGTCATCCGCCTGGAGCACGGCCGGCCGATCCGGTTCGGCGCGGACGGGGCGCGGGGGGTCGTGCGCGACCGGCAGAGCGGTGATCTGCGGATCGTCACGGTGACCCCGCAGAACGAGGCGGACGTCCTGGTGCACGACGCGCACGCCGCGTCGCCGACCACGGCGTTCGCGCTCTCGCGCCTCGCCGATCCGGACACCCTGCACCACACGCCGATCGGTGTGCTGCGCTCGGTCGAGCGGCCGGTCTACGACACGCAGCTGGCGGACCAGCTGGACTCCGCCATCGAGCAGCACGGGAAGGGCGACCTGGGCGCGCTGCTCGCGGGCGGCGACACCTGGACGGTCGTCGGCTGA